A stretch of DNA from Candidatus Cloacimonadota bacterium:
ATCGCAGCCGGAGCAGCATTTTCATACGAAATTTTCAGAAGCTTAGCAGCGATGTAACCGATCGTGAAGATGAACAAGGTTTGAATAAGCAGCGGAATAGCGATCCAGAGAATTGTTAGTGGATTTTGCAGAATAATTTCGCCTTTAAATGAAAATAGCAATACCAAAGTTATTAGTAGGGCAATGATAGAAACTGTGCCGAGATGCGGCAGGAATTTTTCTTCGAAATATGCTGTTCCTTTATGAGCAATAATCCATTTTCGTGAAAAATAACCTGCTACAAGTGGAAGAGCAACATAGATGAGAACGGACAAAATAATAGTTTGCCAGGGAATCGGCATATTGTTTTCACCCAGCAAAAAACCGCCGAGAGGAGCGTATAAAAGCAACATCGTTAAGGAATTGATGGCGACCATTACGAGAGTATGTCCCATATTTCCTTTGGAAAGCCAGCTCCAAACCATAACCATTGCAGTGCAAGGAGCAATTCCTAAAAGTATAGCTCCCGAGATATAACTTCGGTAAAGCTCAACTTCTTGCCCTGTTTTCACGATTTCCGTTCCTCT
This window harbors:
- the arsB gene encoding ACR3 family arsenite efflux transporter, with the translated sequence MNVFEKYLTLWVVLCIGAGIALGKIAPQVAVTLDGFSFYQISIPIAICLFFMMYPIMVKIDFGEVIKAGKTPKPVILTLVINWLIKPFTMFFIATFFLTLFFKMGLIRGTEIVKTGQEVELYRSYISGAILLGIAPCTAMVMVWSWLSKGNMGHTLVMVAINSLTMLLLYAPLGGFLLGENNMPIPWQTIILSVLIYVALPLVAGYFSRKWIIAHKGTAYFEEKFLPHLGTVSIIALLITLVLLFSFKGEIILQNPLTILWIAIPLLIQTLFIFTIGYIAAKLLKISYENAAPAAMIGASNHFEVAIATSTMLFGLSSGASLATVVGVLIEVPVMLFLVKVCLKTKPVFANNVT